One window of Flavobacteriales bacterium genomic DNA carries:
- a CDS encoding DUF4918 family protein, whose protein sequence is MLADRLLKEVFAFNLKKVKLPDGINVLDPFNGENAEEVRRIVKLFHRQYYADERPRMLMLGINPGRLGAGSTGICFTDTKRCEADLGIPVEGMRTHEPSSDFFYRAVRAAGGAEAFYDRVYVQAICPLGFTHTGPKGTPLNLNYYDDAALQKAITPVVVRWLRDLIATGLRTDVACCIGTGKNLTFLKKLNDKHGFFGRIIPLEHPRFVMQYRFKRLDEYVEKYVAAADL, encoded by the coding sequence ATGCTCGCCGATCGTCTATTGAAGGAAGTTTTCGCTTTCAACCTGAAAAAGGTGAAGCTGCCTGATGGCATCAACGTGCTGGACCCCTTCAATGGGGAGAACGCTGAAGAGGTCCGACGGATCGTGAAACTCTTCCACCGGCAATACTATGCCGACGAGCGGCCGCGCATGCTGATGCTGGGCATCAATCCCGGCAGGCTGGGCGCGGGCAGCACGGGCATCTGCTTCACGGACACCAAGCGCTGTGAGGCCGACTTGGGCATTCCCGTGGAAGGCATGCGCACCCACGAGCCGAGCAGCGATTTCTTTTATCGGGCGGTACGCGCTGCCGGTGGTGCTGAGGCCTTTTACGACCGCGTCTATGTGCAAGCGATCTGCCCGCTGGGTTTCACGCACACGGGCCCCAAAGGCACGCCATTGAACCTGAACTATTACGATGATGCGGCCCTGCAGAAAGCGATCACGCCCGTGGTGGTGCGATGGCTGCGGGACCTGATCGCCACCGGCCTGCGCACGGACGTGGCCTGTTGCATCGGCACCGGCAAGAACCTCACCTTCCTGAAGAAGCTCAACGACAAGCACGGCTTCTTCGGGCGGATCATCCCCTTGGAGCATCCGCGCTTTGTGATGCAATACAGGTTCAAGCGACTGGATGAGTATGTGGAGAAGTATGTGGCCGCCGCGGACTTGTAG
- a CDS encoding LptF/LptG family permease, whose translation MFKTLDRYIIRQFLGTFFFILIMIMAIAVVFDISEKTEDLAKTSASLYEIVVDYYLNFIIYYSNLFSGLLIFIAVLLFTSRLAGRSEVIAALSSGVSFPRFVQPFFIAATILTALSLYVNVFLLPHANRTRLAFEKAHIWSTYKLEESNVLREIAPGEIVYFESVDMSKLTGYRFSLEKWVDGQLRFKLMSDRAVYDTISGSWKVHDYMTREIPPDQGAVGIEESNGLLAEKEVMLPERIRRGALLDTIIPLKPSDLGQRLDIAAALDRTEIADFIKAEKARGGSKVAYYEVEQKQRTSYPFATYVFTLMGVGIASRKVRGGTGVHMVLGVLLCLLYVFTMKMTTVAATNSAFNPTLAVWIPNIIFGIVGVWIYWKAPK comes from the coding sequence CCATCGCCGTGGTGTTCGACATCAGCGAGAAGACGGAGGATTTAGCCAAGACCTCGGCCAGCCTATACGAAATCGTGGTGGACTATTACCTCAACTTCATCATCTACTACAGCAACCTGTTCAGCGGGCTGTTGATCTTCATCGCCGTGCTGCTCTTCACCAGCAGACTGGCGGGCCGCAGCGAGGTGATCGCGGCGCTGAGCAGCGGGGTGAGCTTCCCACGTTTTGTGCAGCCGTTCTTCATCGCTGCCACGATCCTCACGGCACTTTCACTCTACGTGAACGTCTTCCTGCTGCCCCATGCCAACCGCACGCGGCTCGCCTTCGAGAAGGCGCACATCTGGAGCACTTACAAGCTGGAGGAAAGCAATGTGCTCCGCGAGATCGCGCCGGGCGAGATCGTCTACTTCGAGTCCGTGGACATGTCCAAGCTCACCGGCTACCGCTTCAGCCTGGAGAAATGGGTGGACGGCCAGCTGCGTTTCAAACTGATGAGCGACCGCGCCGTGTACGACACCATTTCCGGGAGCTGGAAAGTGCATGATTACATGACGCGGGAGATCCCTCCGGACCAAGGCGCTGTCGGTATCGAGGAGAGCAATGGGTTGCTGGCGGAGAAGGAGGTCATGTTACCGGAACGCATCCGCCGGGGAGCGCTGTTGGATACCATCATCCCGTTGAAGCCCTCCGATCTGGGCCAGCGGCTCGACATCGCCGCCGCCTTGGACCGCACGGAGATCGCGGACTTCATCAAGGCCGAGAAGGCACGCGGCGGGAGCAAGGTGGCCTACTACGAGGTGGAACAGAAGCAGCGCACCTCCTACCCGTTCGCCACCTACGTCTTCACGCTGATGGGCGTGGGCATCGCCAGCCGCAAGGTGCGGGGCGGCACCGGCGTACACATGGTACTGGGCGTGCTGCTCTGCCTGCTCTACGTCTTCACCATGAAGATGACGACGGTGGCCGCGACCAACTCCGCGTTCAACCCAACGCTGGCGGTCTGGATCCCGAACATCATCTTCGGCATCGTCGGGGTGTGGATCTATTGGAAGGCGCCGAAGTGA